The proteins below come from a single Buchnera aphidicola (Thelaxes californica) genomic window:
- a CDS encoding Fe-Mn family superoxide dismutase codes for MSYVLPKLKYAYDSFEPFIDTETMIIHHTKHHQTYIDNTNMMIKKMNLLHKNIDQIIMHLRDIKNSNNLDNDYIFLKNNIGGHINHSIFWSLLKRGTVLRGRLKNQIEQDFNSFDNFKQMFEKVAISHFGSGWVWLVERKKKLYIESTINQDNPLIDSLISKTYGYPIFGLDIWEHAYYLKYKNRRMDYIQSFWQILNWDEVIFRFEKCFCSSQNINIF; via the coding sequence ATGAGTTATGTTTTACCAAAATTAAAATATGCATATGATAGCTTCGAACCTTTTATTGATACAGAAACTATGATTATACATCATACAAAACATCATCAAACTTATATAGATAATACAAATATGATGATTAAAAAGATGAACTTATTACATAAAAATATAGATCAAATTATTATGCATTTGAGAGACATTAAAAATTCAAACAATTTAGATAATGATTATATTTTTTTAAAAAATAATATTGGTGGACATATTAATCATAGTATATTTTGGAGTTTATTAAAAAGAGGTACTGTATTAAGGGGTCGTTTAAAAAATCAAATAGAACAAGATTTTAATTCTTTTGATAATTTTAAACAAATGTTTGAAAAAGTAGCAATAAGTCACTTTGGTTCAGGATGGGTATGGTTAGTAGAAAGAAAAAAAAAGTTATATATTGAAAGTACTATCAATCAAGATAATCCTTTAATAGATTCTCTAATCTCAAAAACATATGGATATCCTATTTTTGGTTTAGATATTTGGGAACATGCATATTATTTAAAATATAAAAATAGAAGAATGGATTATATTCAGTCTTTTTGGCAAATATTAAATTGGGATGAAGTGATTTTTCGTTTTGAAAAATGTTTTTGTTCTTCACAAAATATCAATATATTTTAA
- the rnt gene encoding ribonuclease T yields MSKDVNSCSLNQRFRSFYPVIIDIETAGFNPKKHALLEIAAITLRMDKLGWIYKEKTIHFHIQPFIGSLINKNALTFNKIDPFNPLRGAISEIQALKKIFQLIHQGIKETKCSKAIIVAHNAMFDYNFLMAAIERTNIESNPFHPFATFDTASLSGLILGQTVLSKACKKAGLNFDNSQAHSALYDTTQTANLFCELVNRLKRIGGWPPNNY; encoded by the coding sequence ATGTCTAAAGATGTAAATTCTTGTTCTTTAAACCAAAGATTTAGAAGTTTTTATCCTGTGATTATTGATATTGAAACTGCCGGATTTAATCCTAAAAAACATGCATTATTAGAAATTGCAGCAATTACTTTAAGAATGGATAAATTAGGATGGATATATAAAGAAAAAACTATCCATTTTCACATACAACCATTTATTGGATCTTTAATTAATAAAAATGCATTAACTTTTAATAAAATTGATCCTTTTAACCCATTAAGAGGTGCAATTAGTGAAATACAAGCATTGAAAAAAATTTTTCAATTAATTCATCAAGGAATTAAAGAAACTAAATGTAGTAAAGCAATTATCGTAGCACATAATGCTATGTTTGATTATAATTTTTTAATGGCTGCAATAGAACGCACAAATATTGAAAGTAATCCTTTTCACCCTTTTGCAACTTTTGATACTGCATCTTTAAGTGGATTAATTCTTGGACAAACTGTTTTATCAAAAGCATGTAAAAAAGCTGGATTAAACTTTGATAATAGTCAAGCACATTCTGCATTATATGATACAACACAAACAGCAAATCTATTTTGTGAATTAGTTAACCGTTTAAAAAGAATAGGAGGGTGGCCACCTAATAACTATTAA